A genomic region of Notamacropus eugenii isolate mMacEug1 chromosome 3, mMacEug1.pri_v2, whole genome shotgun sequence contains the following coding sequences:
- the LOC140531063 gene encoding oligosaccharyltransferase complex subunit OSTC-like, whose product METLYRVPFVVLECPNLKLKKPPWAHMPSAMMVYALVVVSYFLITGGIIYDVIVEPPSVGSMTDEHGHQRPVAFLAYRVNGQYIMEGLASSFLFTMGGLGFIILDRSNAPNIPKLNRFLLLFIGFVSVLLSFFMARVFMRMKLPGYLLG is encoded by the coding sequence ATGGAGACGTTGTACCGGGTGCCCTTCGTGGTCCTCGAGTGTCCCAACCTGAAGCTGAAGAAGCCGCCATGGGCCCACATGCCGTCAGCCATGATGGTGTACGCCCTGGTGGTGGTGTCTTATTTCCTCATCACTGGAGGAATAATTTATGATGTCATTGTGGAACCTCCTAGCGTTGGATCTATGACAGATGAACATGGACATCAGAGACCAGTTGCTTTCTTGGCATATAGAGTAAATGGACAATATATTATGGAAGGACTTGCATCCAGTTTCCTGTTTACAATGGGGGGTTTAGGTTTCATAATCCTAGACCGATCCAATGCACCAAATATTCCCAAGCTCAATAggtttcttcttctcttcattggtttcgTCAGCGTCCTCTTGAGTTTCTTCATGGCGAGAGTGTTCATGAGAATGAAGCTGCCGGGCTATCTGCTGGGCTAG